The following proteins are encoded in a genomic region of Gossypium hirsutum isolate 1008001.06 chromosome D05, Gossypium_hirsutum_v2.1, whole genome shotgun sequence:
- the LOC107902266 gene encoding disease resistance protein At4g27190 yields the protein MPTLKLVVNECAGLPLPIVVVAGTMKGEDDPRIWKNAFKGLKERIAKVEEVEAEVVEHLKFSFDHLKDGKVKSCFLYCALYPEDFEISKDELIECWIDERFIDEMDRRQEMEDKGLTILKKLEDNCLLENVSSAKVKMHDAVRRMALSITSTNPRYMIQAGLELEELPKKEQWSPDIEKVSLMLNSILEIPIDVLPKKCQLLTTLLLQHNPIKKIPYSFFRKMPYLCVNLSSTNIESLPNSISELRNLTTLDIAMEYVEPVVGIANCLGPPFCKYLQYHRKLNDYVRNFKRITDELNCKMEDIELQLKAELLRPLGKIPKKRVENWLKDVKEMITEAQVVENKVRNGRYLCRACNGKLVDEKTREMKGFLDKAPNASEGLAMDGPSAGLPLETSELVGQEAVRKEIWACLMQEEVSKIGVWGMGGVGKSTIMKHIHNDLLKEQRFERVVWVTISKEFNIVKLQNDIASALNGKIPKEANKVRRAAILSEMLKRAGKHVLILDDVWSEVLLEEIGIPKPSSSNGYKLVLTTRVEQVCKSMGCKVIKVKPLSEEEALILFLSEVGPNIVQNQTLMPTLKLVVKECAGLPLTIVVISGTLRGEDDPLIWKNTLRELKERIGKVIEGEDKVIESMKVSFNHLKDEKMKHCFLHCALYPEDCQIWKNGLIECWIDEGFIDDMSTRQEMKDKGHVILKKLEDNCLLENVSSVTVKMHDAVRDMALSITRMNPRYMIQAGLQLEELPEKEQWSPDIERVSLMYNSISEISIDVQPTKCQLLSTLLLQGNPIKKIPYSFFTNMPCLSVLNLSSTKIKILPNSISELKNLTTLLLRGCYDLRDLPCLSMLQELKKLDLSGTKIEEVPEGMDMLIKLRYLDLQVRTLKEIPAGLLPKLIHLQHLGFDKQISLKAEEMEPLKKLECLTGHFEDISEFNKFISSIQQSKKNLIKYSLQVGSSFIRSSLQLGPSFMPPTRDKTVAIGGVDNWEGELIMYPIEIQELNILKCDYSRNLVDDNSSFKNAIDLRVCSIWGCEEIECVASPSSFVSSSTHPFQSLEVLDLGDLPKLSALIIKDAGIGSATTSTVAPSASFSHLKEITIYSCSSMKMLLPHWLLPNLQNLEEMSVDHCDELVEILGAETSEVEEKVSDALIKFHLPKLRKLSISVLPNLKSICSKSGVMVCDSLQLIHIIRCDKLKRIPPFVPLVGNGQPFAYAPPSLTIRSWKEWWESLEWDDHPNYKNVLRFNPPSRIREKDGVMEVGLLERSRGEDSAKERRKGMMEEHGG from the exons ATGCCAACTTTGAAGCTTGTTGTCAACGAATGTGCGGGTCTACCTCTTCCAATTGTTGTGGTAGCTGGGACCATGAAAGGAGAAGATGACCCTCGCATTTGGAAAAATGCATTCAAGGGATTGAAAGAGAGAATAGCGAAAGTGGAAGAAGTGGAAGCTGAGGTAGTCGagcatttgaaatttagttttgatCACTTGAAAGATGGGAAAGTAAAATCTTGCTTCTTGTATTGTGCATTATATCCTGAAGATTTTGAAATTAGTAAGGATGAACTAATCGAGTGTTGGATTGATGAGAGATTCATAGATGAAATGGATAGAAGACAAGAAATGGAAGATAAGGGCCTTACTATTTTGAAAAAGTTGGAAGATAACTGCTTGTTGGAAAATGTCTCGAGTGCAAAAGTGAAAATGCATGATGCAGTGAGACGCATGGCATTGTCGATCACAAGTACAAATCCTCGATATATGATACAAGCAGGCTTGGAATTAGAAGAGTTACCAAAAAAGGAGCAATGGAGTCCGGATATTGAGAAAGTGTCGCTAATGCTTAACTCCATATTAGAAATTCCTATAGATGTGCTGCCCAAAAAATGTCAACTGCTCACAACCTTGTTATTGCAGCATAACCCTATAAAGAAGATCCCATATTCTTTCTTCAGAAAGATGCCTTACCTTTGTGTCAATTTGTCCTCTACGAATATCGAGAGTTTACCAAATTCCATCTCTGAACTAAGGAACCTCACGACATT GGACATAGCAATGGAGTACGTAGAGCCTGTTGTCGGCATTGCAAATTGTCTCGGACCtcctttttgtaaatatttgcaATATCACAGAAAGCTGAACGATTATGTGAGAAACTTCAAGAGGATCACAGATGAATTGAATTGCAAAATGGAAGATATAGAGCTGCAACTGAAAGCAGAGCTTCTTCGTCCTCTGGGGAAGATACCGAAGAAGAGAGTTGAAAATTGGTTGAAAGATGTGAAAGAGATGATTACGGAAGCACAAGTTGTTGAAAACAAAGTCAGGAACGGGAGATATCTCTGCCGTGCTTGCAACGGGAAGCTGGTTGATGAAAAGACTCGAGAAATGaagggatttcttgataaagctCCTAATGCCTCTGAAGGTCTTGCCATGGATGGTCCAAGTGCTGGGTTGCCACTAGAAACATCAGAACTAGTTGGACAGGAAGCTGTCAGAAAAGAGATTTGGGCATGTTTGATGCAGGAGGAGGTAAGCAAGATTGGGGTTTGGGGGATGGGCGGCGTGGGTAAATCGACCATCATGAAGCACATTCACAATGATCTTTTGAAAGAACAGCGATTTGAAAGGGTGGTTTGGGTTACTATATCAAAGGAGTTCAATATTGTGAAGTTACAAAATGATATTGCAAGTGCATTGAATGGAAAGATTCCCAAAGAGGCAAACAAGGTCAGACGAGCAGCAATCTTGTCCGAAATGCTGAAGAGAGCAGGAAAACATGTTCTAATCCTAGATGATGTGTGGAGTGAAGTCTTGTTGGAAGAAATTGGGATCCCTAAGCCAAGTAGCAGCAATGGGTACAAGTTGGTGTTGACAACCCGTGTGGAGCAAGTTTGTAAGTCTATGGGCTGTAAGGTGATAAAAGTGAAGCCCCTTTCAGAAGAAGAGGCATTGATACTATTCTTGAGTGAAGTTGGACCTAACATAGTGCAAAATCAAACTTTAATGCCAACTTTGAAGCTGGTTGTCAAGGAATGTGCAGGCCTGCCTCTTACAATTGTCGTCATATCTGGTACATTGAGAGGAGAAGATGACCCTCTTATTTGGAAAAACACACTCAGGGAATTGAAAGAGAGAATAGGGAAAGTGATAGAAGGGGAAGATAAAGTGATCGAGAGTATGAAAGTTAGCTTCAATCACTTAAAAGACGAGAAAATGAAGCATTGTTTCTTACATTGCGCATTATATCCTGAAGATTGTCAAATTTGGAAGAATGGGCTAATTGAGTGCTGGATTGATGAGGGATTCATAGATGATATGAGTACAAGACAAGAAATGAAAGATAAGGGTCATGTTATTTTGAAGAAATTAGAAGATAATTGCTTGTTGGAAAATGTCTCGAGTGTAACCGTGAAAATGCATGATGCAGTGAGAGACATGGCATTGTCGATCACAAGAATGAATCCTCGATATATGATACAAGCAGGTTTGCAATTAGAAGAGTTACCAGAAAAGGAGCAATGGAGTCCGGATATTGAGAGAGTGTCACTTATGTATAACTCCATATCAGAAATTTCCATAGATGTGCAGCCCACAAAATGTCAACTGCTCTCAACCTTGTTATTGCAGGGTAACCCTATAAAGAAGATCCCATATTCTTTCTTCACAAACATGCCCTGTCTTAGTGTTCTCAATTTGTCCTCTACGAAGatcaaaattttaccaaattcCATCTCTGAACTAAAGAACCTCACAACATTGTTGCTTCGTGGTTGTTATGATTTAAGAGACCTGCCATGTCTTTCGATGCTTCAAGAATTGAAGAAGTTGGATCTTTCTGGGACTAAAATTGAGGAAGTCCCTGAAGGAATGGATATGCTGATAAAGCTAAGATATCTTGATCTTCAAGTGCGCACTCTGAAAGAGATACCCGCTGGACTTTTACCAAAACTCATTCACCTTCAGCACTTGGGTTTTGATAAACAAATTAGTCTAAAAGCAGAGGAGATGGAACCACTGAAGAAGTTGGAGTGCTTAACCGGACATTTCGAAGACATCAGTGAATTCAATAAGTTCATCTCCTCAATTCAACAAAGTAAGAAAAATCTCATCAAGTACTCTTTACAGGTGGGCTCATCTTTCATCAGGTCCTCTTTACAGCTGGGCCCATCTTTTATGCCTCCTACAAGAGATAAAACAGTAGCAATTGGAGGAGTCGACAATTGGGAAGGTGAGTTAATTATGTACCCAATTGAAATTCAAGAGTTGAATATTTTAAAGTGCGACTATTCGAGAAACTTAGTCGATGATAATTCTTCCTTCAAAAATGCGATTGACTTGAGGGTTTGTAGTATTTGGGGGTGTGAAGAGATAGAGTGTGTTGCTTCCCCGTCCTCTTTTGTCTCTTCTTCCACTCATCCATTTCAGAGCCTCGAGGTGTTAGATCTTGGAGATCTGCCAAAGTTGAGTGCCCTTATTATAAAAGATGCAGGAATTGGTTCAGCAACAACATCAACAGTGGCTCCGTCTGCCAGCTTTTCCCATCTTAAGGAAATTACGATATACAGCTGCTCAAGTATGAAGATGTTGCTTCCACATTGGTTGCTTCCAAACCTCCAAAACCTGGAAGAAATGTCAGTGGATCATTGTGATGAGTTAGTAGAAATATTGGGAGCAGAAACATCAGAAGTTGAAGAAAAAGTGAGTGATGCATTAATCAAATTCCATCTTCCCAAATTGAGAAAATTGTCGATCAGTGTATTACCAAATTTGAAGAGCATTTGCAGCAAAAGCGGAGTGATGGTTTGTGATTCTCTCCAACTTATCCATATTATTAGATGTGATAAACTGAAGAgaattcctccatttgttccccTTGTTGGCAATGGGCAGCCATTTGCATATGCTCCACCTTCTCTTACCATCAGGTCATGGAAAGAATGGTGGGAATCGTTGGAGTGGGATGACCATCCAAACTATAAAAATGTTCTTCGCTTTAATCCCCCGTCGAGGATAAGAG AGAAAGATGGAGTGATGGAAGTAGGGTTGTTGGAAAGAAGTAGGGGGGAGGATAGTGCAAAAGAGAGGAGAAAAGGAATGATGGAAGAGCATGGAGGCTGA
- the LOC107902265 gene encoding disease resistance protein RFL1-like, which translates to MIREAQVVENKVSNGRYLCLACYGKLVDEKTREMKEFLDKAPNASEGLAIDGPSGGLRLETSELVGEKTVRDEIWLCLMQEVVSKIGVWGMGGVGKTTIMKHIHNDLLKEQRFESVIWVTISKDFNVIKLQDDIASALNLKEDLAKEGNKVRRAAILSEMLKRAGKHALIQDDVWDKVSPEEVGIPEPSGRNGCKLVLTTHSEHVRKYMG; encoded by the coding sequence ATGATTAGGGAAGCACAAGTTGTTGAAAACAAAGTCAGTAACGGGAGATATCTCTGTCTTGCTTGCTACGGGAAGCTGGTTGACGAAAAGACTCGAgaaatgaaggaatttcttgataaagCTCCTAATGCCTCTGAAGGTCTTGCCATTGATGGTCCAAGTGGTGGGTTGCGACTGGAAACATCAGAACTAGTTGGTGAGAAAACTGTGAGAGATGAGATTTGGTTATGTTTGATGCAGGAGGTGGTGAGCAAGATTGGGGTTTGGGGAATGGGCGGTGTGGGTAAAACCACTATCATGAAGCACATCCACAATGATCTTTTGAAAGAACAAAGATTCGAAAGCGTAATCTGGGTTACTATATCAAAGGATTTTAATGTTATCAAGTTACAAGATGACATTGCAAGTGCCTTGAACTTGAAGGAAGATTTGGCCAAAGAAGGAAACAAGGTTAGACGAGCAGCAATCTTATCGGAAATGCTGAAGAGAGCTGGAAAACATGCTCTAATCCAAGATGATGTGTGGGATAAAGTCTCTCCAGAGGAAGTTGGGATCCCCGAGCCGAGTGGCCGCAATGGCTGCAAGTTGGTGCTGACAACCCATTCAGAGCATGTCCGTAAGTATATGGGTTGA